The Cervus elaphus chromosome 12, mCerEla1.1, whole genome shotgun sequence genome includes a region encoding these proteins:
- the SLC8A3 gene encoding sodium/calcium exchanger 3 isoform X4: MEALLLSPEVTDRKLTVEEEEAKRIAEMGKPILGEHPKLEVIIEESYEFKTTVDKLIRKTNLALVVGTHSWRDQFMEAITVSAAGDEDEDESGEERLPSCFDYVMHFLTVFWKVLFACVPPTEYCHGWACFVVSILIIGMLTAIIGDLASHFGCTIGLKDSVTAVIFVAFGTSVPDTFASKAAAIQDVYADASIGNVTGSNAVNVFLGIGLAWSVAAIYWALQGQEFHVSAGTLAFSVTLFTIFAFVCISVLLYRRRPHLGGELGGPRGCKLATTWLFVSLWLLYILFATLEAYCYIKGF, encoded by the exons ATGGAAG CGCTCCTGTTATCTCCAG AGGTGACAGACAGGAAGCTGACTGTGGAAGAAGAGGAGGCCAAGAGGATAGCAGAAATGGGAAAGCCAATATTGGGTGAACACCCCAAACTAGAGGTCATCATTGAAGAGTCCTATGAGTTCAAG ACTACCGTGGACAAGCTGATTAGGAAGACAAACCTGGCCTTGGTCGTGGGGACCCATTCCTGGAGGGACCAGTTCATGGAGGCCATCACTGTCAGTGCAG CAGGGGACGAGGATGAGGATGAGTCGGGCGAGGAGAGGCTGCCTTCCTGCTTTGACTACGTCATGCACTTCCTCACGGTCTTCTGGAAGGTGCTGTTTGCCTGCGTGCCCCCCACAGAGTACTGCCACGGCTGGGCCTGCTTCGTTGTCTCCATTCTCATCATCGGCATGCTCACCGCCATCATCGGGGACCTGGCCTCCCACTTCGGCTGCACCATTGGCCTCAAGGACTCAGTCACGGCTGTTATTTTTGTGGCATTTGGCACCTCGGTGCCAG ATACATTTGCCAGCAAAGCGGCTGCCATCCAGGACGTGTACGCAGACGCCTCCATCGGCAACGTCACGGGCAGCAACGCCGTCAACGTCTTCCTGGGCATTGGCCTGGCCTGGTCCGTGGCCGCCATCTACTGGGCCCTGCAGGGACAGGAGTTTCACGTGTCGGCCGGCACGCTGGCCTTCTCCGTCACCCTCTTCACCATCTTCGCGTTCGTGTGCATCAGCGTGCTCTTGTACCGCCGGCGGCCCCACCTGGGCGGGGAGCTGGGCGGCCCTCGTGGCTGCAAGCTGGCCACAACTTGGCTCTTTGTGAGCCTGTGGCTTCTCTACATACTCTTTGCCACGCTGGAGGCCTACTGCTACATCAAAGGGTTCTGA
- the SLC8A3 gene encoding sodium/calcium exchanger 3 isoform X5 codes for MEEVTDRKLTVEEEEAKRIAEMGKPILGEHPKLEVIIEESYEFKTTVDKLIRKTNLALVVGTHSWRDQFMEAITVSAAGDEDEDESGEERLPSCFDYVMHFLTVFWKVLFACVPPTEYCHGWACFVVSILIIGMLTAIIGDLASHFGCTIGLKDSVTAVIFVAFGTSVPDTFASKAAAIQDVYADASIGNVTGSNAVNVFLGIGLAWSVAAIYWALQGQEFHVSAGTLAFSVTLFTIFAFVCISVLLYRRRPHLGGELGGPRGCKLATTWLFVSLWLLYILFATLEAYCYIKGF; via the exons ATGGAAG AGGTGACAGACAGGAAGCTGACTGTGGAAGAAGAGGAGGCCAAGAGGATAGCAGAAATGGGAAAGCCAATATTGGGTGAACACCCCAAACTAGAGGTCATCATTGAAGAGTCCTATGAGTTCAAG ACTACCGTGGACAAGCTGATTAGGAAGACAAACCTGGCCTTGGTCGTGGGGACCCATTCCTGGAGGGACCAGTTCATGGAGGCCATCACTGTCAGTGCAG CAGGGGACGAGGATGAGGATGAGTCGGGCGAGGAGAGGCTGCCTTCCTGCTTTGACTACGTCATGCACTTCCTCACGGTCTTCTGGAAGGTGCTGTTTGCCTGCGTGCCCCCCACAGAGTACTGCCACGGCTGGGCCTGCTTCGTTGTCTCCATTCTCATCATCGGCATGCTCACCGCCATCATCGGGGACCTGGCCTCCCACTTCGGCTGCACCATTGGCCTCAAGGACTCAGTCACGGCTGTTATTTTTGTGGCATTTGGCACCTCGGTGCCAG ATACATTTGCCAGCAAAGCGGCTGCCATCCAGGACGTGTACGCAGACGCCTCCATCGGCAACGTCACGGGCAGCAACGCCGTCAACGTCTTCCTGGGCATTGGCCTGGCCTGGTCCGTGGCCGCCATCTACTGGGCCCTGCAGGGACAGGAGTTTCACGTGTCGGCCGGCACGCTGGCCTTCTCCGTCACCCTCTTCACCATCTTCGCGTTCGTGTGCATCAGCGTGCTCTTGTACCGCCGGCGGCCCCACCTGGGCGGGGAGCTGGGCGGCCCTCGTGGCTGCAAGCTGGCCACAACTTGGCTCTTTGTGAGCCTGTGGCTTCTCTACATACTCTTTGCCACGCTGGAGGCCTACTGCTACATCAAAGGGTTCTGA